A window of the Herpetosiphon gulosus genome harbors these coding sequences:
- the sixA gene encoding phosphohistidine phosphatase SixA: MILYFVRHGIAEDWAETGLDQDRRLTERGRKRIRQCAQALRLLEIKPEIILSSPYPRAAETALIIAETLGAAPPVLKEQLQPDGANSHLLTECLNPEWQEVMIVGHQPNLSEYVAHLAGYGTNLIFKKGTVCRVEVQGEHGQVSWILPPKVLIALAEARQAKPAKH, translated from the coding sequence ATGATTCTCTATTTTGTGCGCCATGGAATCGCCGAAGATTGGGCCGAAACTGGGCTTGATCAGGATCGGCGCTTGACTGAGCGTGGGCGTAAGCGGATTCGCCAATGTGCTCAGGCGCTACGCTTATTGGAAATTAAGCCCGAGATTATTTTGAGTAGCCCGTACCCACGCGCTGCCGAAACTGCCTTGATTATTGCCGAAACGCTTGGCGCTGCCCCACCAGTGCTCAAAGAACAATTACAACCTGACGGAGCCAACAGCCATTTGCTGACCGAATGCCTCAACCCTGAGTGGCAGGAGGTGATGATCGTCGGCCACCAGCCAAATCTCAGCGAGTATGTGGCGCATCTGGCAGGCTATGGCACAAATCTGATTTTCAAAAAAGGCACAGTTTGTCGGGTTGAAGTGCAAGGCGAGCATGGTCAAGTGAGCTGGATATTACCGCCAAAAGTGCTGATTGCTCTCGCCGAGGCGCGTCAAGCCAAACCTGCTAAG
- the raiA gene encoding ribosome-associated translation inhibitor RaiA encodes MEWNIKSRNIKLHDAQKAFIQEKLGKLERYLDGINDWKVECRFETLRGSGETYTVQATLLADHGIILRAEERDRELYAAVEAVHDNLQRQIRRFKEKHYRRGKLRRTAGEIIAAPLPALPEDAEQSEERQIIRAKEVTLRPMFSDEAIEQMELLGHSFFVFRDAETEKIQVVYRRNDGNYGLIMPR; translated from the coding sequence GTGGAATGGAACATTAAGAGCCGTAATATTAAGCTACACGATGCGCAAAAAGCATTTATTCAAGAAAAATTAGGCAAATTAGAACGCTACCTCGACGGAATTAACGATTGGAAAGTGGAATGCCGTTTTGAAACGCTCCGTGGTAGCGGCGAAACATATACTGTTCAAGCAACACTGTTGGCCGATCATGGGATCATTCTACGGGCCGAAGAACGCGATCGCGAATTGTATGCTGCGGTCGAAGCAGTTCACGATAATTTGCAACGCCAAATTCGGCGCTTCAAGGAAAAACATTATCGCCGTGGCAAATTGCGCCGCACCGCTGGCGAAATTATTGCCGCTCCGCTGCCAGCCTTGCCCGAAGATGCCGAACAATCCGAAGAACGTCAAATCATTCGCGCCAAGGAAGTAACCCTACGGCCCATGTTTAGCGATGAAGCGATCGAACAAATGGAGTTGCTCGGCCACTCGTTCTTTGTGTTCCGCGATGCTGAAACCGAAAAAATTCAAGTCGTCTATCGCCGTAACGATGGCAATTATGGCTTGATTATGCCACGCTAA